Proteins encoded by one window of Magnetococcales bacterium:
- a CDS encoding MBOAT family protein, with protein MLFNSFTFIMFFLPVTWIVYQFCSRFIGSRIALYFLTAASLVFYSYWEPRYLLLILMSIGVNFAIGTVLVRLEGNKQKLFLAAGICLNIIPLIYYKYTNFLVENINIFLEAPIDPGKIILPIGLSFFTFQQLSFLVDACRRKAIALDFMHYALFVTFFPQLIAGPIVHHQEVMPQFAARADRGDTWRHLAIGSVIFIIGLFKKVVIADTIALRSTPIFAAVATGYQPGFFDAWGAAFCYAFQIYFDFSGYSDMAVGLGWMFGIKLPINFASPYKANSIIDFWRRWHITLSRFLRDYLYIPLGGSRCSPARHHLNLMLTMILGGLWHGAGWTFLLWGLLHGLFLSLNQGWQRLFPPSRSSARRVLGRIVTLLSVVLAWVPFRADSLQSVLAFYRAMIGLEGLSLPTFLAPLLAGNAAWFANLGIVAQGTGLIHKNTLYIEIPLLLTVCWALPNTFEWLRRESPGLPTGGYPATQIDPLGPGWTCRFDWSTAVFMALLFTVCLVKLNDISEFIYFQF; from the coding sequence ATGCTGTTCAACTCCTTCACCTTCATTATGTTCTTTCTCCCGGTTACCTGGATTGTCTATCAGTTTTGCAGCCGTTTCATCGGCAGTCGCATCGCCTTGTATTTTCTGACGGCGGCCTCGTTGGTTTTTTACAGCTATTGGGAGCCCCGTTATCTCCTGTTGATCTTGATGTCCATCGGGGTCAACTTCGCCATCGGCACGGTGCTGGTGAGGCTGGAGGGGAACAAACAAAAACTGTTCCTGGCTGCTGGTATATGTCTTAATATCATTCCGTTGATCTATTATAAATATACTAACTTCCTGGTTGAAAATATTAATATTTTTCTTGAGGCGCCGATCGATCCCGGAAAGATCATCCTCCCCATCGGGCTCTCTTTTTTCACCTTTCAGCAGCTCTCCTTTCTGGTCGATGCCTGCCGCCGCAAGGCGATCGCCCTGGATTTCATGCACTACGCCCTGTTCGTCACCTTCTTTCCCCAGTTGATCGCCGGTCCCATCGTGCATCACCAGGAGGTCATGCCCCAGTTCGCCGCCCGTGCCGACAGGGGGGATACCTGGCGCCATCTGGCGATCGGATCGGTGATCTTCATCATCGGGCTCTTCAAGAAAGTGGTTATCGCCGACACCATCGCTCTGCGTTCCACCCCCATCTTCGCCGCGGTGGCCACGGGCTATCAGCCCGGTTTTTTCGATGCCTGGGGAGCCGCTTTTTGCTACGCCTTTCAGATCTACTTCGATTTTTCCGGATATTCGGATATGGCGGTCGGTTTGGGCTGGATGTTCGGCATCAAACTCCCCATCAACTTCGCCTCACCCTACAAGGCCAACTCCATCATCGACTTCTGGCGCCGATGGCACATCACCCTCTCCCGTTTTCTGCGGGACTATCTCTATATTCCCCTGGGAGGAAGTCGTTGCTCCCCGGCGCGTCATCACCTCAACCTGATGTTGACCATGATCCTGGGTGGTTTGTGGCACGGCGCGGGCTGGACCTTCCTGCTCTGGGGTCTGCTGCACGGCCTCTTCCTCAGCCTTAATCAGGGGTGGCAACGCCTGTTTCCGCCGAGCCGGAGTAGCGCACGACGGGTGTTGGGGCGGATCGTCACCCTGTTGAGCGTGGTCCTGGCCTGGGTGCCCTTTCGGGCGGATTCCCTGCAGAGCGTGCTGGCCTTCTACCGCGCCATGATCGGCCTGGAAGGGCTGTCGCTACCCACTTTTCTGGCGCCCCTGCTGGCCGGGAATGCGGCCTGGTTCGCCAACCTCGGTATCGTGGCCCAGGGGACGGGCCTGATCCATAAAAACACGCTGTATATTGAAATACCGCTGTTGCTCACCGTTTGCTGGGCTTTGCCCAACACCTTCGAGTGGTTGCGTCGCGAAAGTCCGGGACTGCCGACCGGCGGCTATCCCGCGACGCAGATCGACCCCCTGGGGCCGGGATGGACCTGCCGCTTCGACTGGAGTACCGCCGTGTTCATGGCGCTTTTGTTCACCGTTTGCCTGGTCAAGTTGAATGACATCTCCGAGTTCATCTATTTCCAATTTTGA